One Natator depressus isolate rNatDep1 chromosome 6, rNatDep2.hap1, whole genome shotgun sequence DNA window includes the following coding sequences:
- the LOC141989666 gene encoding uncharacterized protein LOC141989666 — MAQPDSLSQDEMEQNTPLAAENQPLAEHPEDPEAQQGTAGTGTEEEIPMWEGPVEPEPHGPSRSPKAGEASELGRQRRAKRDGEVAPPGRSSREGPIICGDCGKSFAKESEFVKHERTHTGERPYQCPDCGKGFTNSSNLLRHQRIHSGAKPYPCAECGKSFRHKEHLTRHAHVHATEKPHVCTHCGEAYSTRTNLLRHQSSHTGELPYKCPECGRRFGEAAALAGHAVIHSGKPHVCPECGKGFRRGSSLREHQRVHTGERPYGCPQCGKGFSQRSSLVLHRRTHTGERPYVCGDCGRSFSVSSALITHQRLHTGERPFPCPECQKRFSDRKALKRHQRVHTGERPYRCTDCGKGFSQSSALATHQRIHTGETPYGCGACGKRFGDLSALKRHERIHTGERPYRCGQCGKAFKHSSALAQHGRTHTGEKPYVCSQCGKAFSQGSTLIQHQRVHTGERPYPCPQCGRSFSQGSALTQHQRTHTKESDPLTGPGGARIYRDPFVQPRDEDDGVGEVLVLPPGTWDAELDVQIKEEPESRDCEFWGDSLSRLTTRCVCGGNAGLRPLSSQAGERGAGSDLKWGRNNPRTFLGQPPRRAGFGVSPCTLCAKGLNPRLQPPGPGGNRPGRSGFPILDLAMTSRVERGEEPRVPDLQGSEEGEIPRGDHTAGAGMASENEEENHQREGPVGAKPHGTSQSLKQGEAIESQGGVGLAQGKAQAKSAHQARHKRVGRVICGDCGKSFVKNYDLFKHQRVHTGEKPYSCPDCGRSFAFHSTLSKHQHIHTGARPFQCAECGKSFRQKGHLTRHGRVHAGLKPYVCAHCGAAYSTRTNLLRHQSGHTGELPYKCTECGRRFGEIAALVAHLVAHSGERAHKCPECGKSFRRGSSLTEHRRVHTGEKPHVCPQCGESFMRRATFNDHVRGHSGERPNVCDVCGKSFTKRHSLLQHQRSHTGEKPHQCPDCPKSFIASSALVQHRRIHTGETPYRCEECGRSFSQRSVLTTHRRLHTGERPYKCGQCGKGFSQSSALTQHRRTHTGESPYGCAQCGRNFSGMSALKRHHRTHTGERPFCCGQCGKGFKQSSTLVQHTRIHTQEKPFSCTHCGKSFSQRSALAKHQRTHAKESGGSHEAVGTRFYKDPFVQPGEGGSEPEEVVVVLPPGTWDCEMIPRVKEEPGTPLQVKEEPELPQRIQDVPYQVKQEQPELPREIKEEPAPSLQIKEEPEVLATGQRLLATGPACECPKSLEVRSLNTLEGLDCGAQSQQGWAHSSEKQCFLIWEVNGLKPTISQTCLCRSGDCNSTGTFLSSPLHPGLRVTLVHPCSILRPGPRGITPAGWAVSWGHQALLESWLQFNQAGQEVVSDKMDSPSLQLVQLKCVSQEELSGSWSVPSQEPRERRERDQLLPQISEEESDDEQESVSSTPMVGFQVPVSFEEVAVFFSQEEWGLLDEGQRQLYRDVMQENYQALISLAGVPVPDPAVISWMERGEEPRVPDLPGSQEREIMRGAGTAGARRENPQQEGSAGVELHRKSQSPEWGEASGGVGWQKGKLSQQERPKASGHPRPREGPIICGDCGKSFGKSSEFIKHQRTHTGERPYQCPDCGRSFAIRSNLLRHQRIHTGARPYPCAECGKSFRHKEHLTRHGHVHAGLKPYVCAHCGAAYSTRTNLLRHQSGHTGELPYKCTECGRRFGEIAALVAHLVAHSGERAHKCPECGKSFRRGSSLTEHRRVHTGEKPHVCPQCGKGFMRRSILNGHRRTHTGERPNACGECGKGFTQRSSLLQHQRTHRGERPYPCPQCGKSFSQRSALTTHRRLHTGERPFHCAQCGKSFSQSSALIQHQRTHTGETPHCCGDCGKGFGDRSALKRHQRTHTGERPYRCTQCSKSFKQSSALTQHVRIHTGERPYVCPHCGRGFSQGSALAQHQRTHAKERGLSDVPTASRLYRDPFIRPGDVEEGQQGCPWGHSAPSQAEREAAVIES; from the exons ATGGCGCAGCCGGACAGCCTGTCCCAGGATGAGATGGAGCAAAATACACCCCTGGCAGCAGAGAACCAACCGCTTGCTGAGCATCCAGAGGATCCCGAAGCACAGCAGGGAACGG caggtacCGGGACGGAGGAGGAAATTCCCATGTGGGAAGGGCCCGTGGAACCGGAGCCGCACGGGCCGTCCCGGAGCCCCAAGGCGGGGGAGGCCAGTGAATTGGGCCGGCAGAGGCGGGCGAAACGGGATGGTGAGGTGGCCCCGCCAGGCCGCTCCTCCCGTGAGGGGCCCATCATctgcggggactgcgggaagagcttcgCCAAGGAGTCGGAGTTCGTCAAGCACGAACGCACTCACACGGGGGAGCGACCCTACCAGTGCCCTGACTGCGGGAAGGGCTTCACCAACAGCTCCAACCTCCTGCGGCACCAGCGCATCCACAGCGGCGCCAAGCCGTACCCCTGCGccgagtgcgggaagagcttccgCCACAAGGAGCACCTGACCCGCCACGCCCACGTCCATGCCACGGAGAAGCCCCACGTCTGCACCCACTGCGGGGAGGCCTACAGCACCCGCACCAACCTGCTGCGCCACCAGAGCAGCCACACGGGGGAGCTGCCCTACAAGTGCCCCGAGTGTGGCCGGCGCTTCGGGGAGGCGGCGGCGCTGGCGGGCCACGCGGTGATCCACAGCGGGAAGCCCCATGTCTGCCCCGAGTGTGGGAAGGGCTTCCGGCGCGGCTCGTCGCTGCGGGAGCACCAGCGGgtccacaccggggagcggccctacgGCTGCCCGCAGTGTGGGAAGGGCTTCAGCCAGCgctcctccctggtgctgcacCGGCGCACCCACACCGGCGAGCGCCCCTACGTCTGCGGCGACTGTGGGCGCAGCTTCAGCGTGAGCTCTGCCCTCATCACCCACCAGAGGCTGCACACCGGGGAGCGCCCTTTCCCGTGCCCGGAGTGCCAGAAGCGCTTCAGCGACCGCAAGGCCCTCAAACGGCACCAGCGGgtccacaccggggagcggccctaccGCTGCACCGACTGCGGCAAAGGCTTCAGCCAAAGCTCGGCGCTGGCCACccaccagcgcatccacactGGGGAGACCCCGTATGGCTGCGGGGCCTGTGGCAAGCGCTTCGGAGACCTCTCGGCCCTCAAGCGGCACGAGCGcatccacaccggggagcggccctaccGCTGCGGCCAGTGCGGGAAAGCGTTCAAGCACAGCTCGGCCCTGGCCCAGCACGGCCGCAcccacactggagagaaacccTATGTCTGTTCCCAGTGCGGCAAAGCCTTCTCCCAGGGCTCCACCCTCATCCAGCACCAGCGGGTGCACACTGGCGAGCGCCCCTACCCTTGCCCCCAGTGCGGGCGAAGCTTCTCCCAGGGCTCTGCCCTCACCCagcaccagcgcacccacaccAAGGAGAGCGACCCTCTGACGGGGCCCGGCGGGGCCCGGATCTACCGGGACCCCTTTGTCCAGCCGCGGGATGAGGACgacggggtgggggaggtgctggTGCTGCCTCCCGGGACGTGGGACGCAGAGCTGGACGTACAGATCAAAGAGGAGCCGGA ATCTCGTGATTGTGAATTTTGGGGCGATTCCCTTTCGCGGCTGACAacacggtgtgtgtgtgggggaaatgcaGGGTTAAGGCCACTGAGTTCCCAAGCCGGAGAGAGAGGCGCAGGAAGTGATCTGAAATGGGGACGCAATAACCCACGGACCTTCCTGGGCCAGCCCCCCCGCCGGGCTGGCTTCGGAGTCAGTCCCTGCACCCTGTGTGCAAAGGGGCTGAATCCCCGTCTGCAGCCCCCGGGACCCGGAGGGAATCGCCCTGGCCGGAGCG GATTCCCCATCCTTGACCTGGCCATGACCTCCCGGGTGGAGCGAGGGGAAGAGCCGAGGGTCCCGGATCTCCAGGGCTCCGAGGAAGGGGAGATCCCCAGAGGTGACCACACAG CAGGTGCCGGGATGGCGAGTGAGAACGAGGAGGAGAATCACCAGCGGGAAGGGCCCGTGGGAGCAAAGCCACATGGGACATCTCAGAGCCTCAAGCAGGGAGAGGCCATCGAGagccagggtggggtggggctggcacaGGGGAAGGCCCAGGCTAAATCCGCACACCAGGCACGGCACAAGCGGGTGGGCCGGGTCATCTGTGGCGACTGCGGGAAGAGCTTTGTGAAGAACTATGACCTCTTCAAGCACCAGCgggtccacacaggagagaaaccttaCAGCTGCCCTGACTGCGGGAGGAGCTTCGCCTTCCACTCCACCCTCAGCAAACACCAGCACATCCACACCGGCGCCAGGCCCTTCCAGTGCGccgagtgcgggaagagcttccgGCAGAAAGGCCACCTGACCCGCCACGGCCGTGTCCACGCCGGGTTAAAGCCCTACGTCTGCGCTCACTGCGGGGCGGCCTACAGCACCCGCACCAACCTGCTGCGGCACCAGAGCGGCCACACGGGGGAGCTGCCCTACAAGTGCACGGAGTGCGGCCGGCGCTTCGGGGAGATCGCCGCCCTGGTGGCGCATCTGGTGGCGCACTCCGGGGAGCGGGCCCACAAGTGTCccgagtgcgggaagagcttccgGCGTGGCTCGTCGCTGACGGAGCACCGGCGGGTGCACACCGGGGAGAAGCCCCACGTCTGCCCCCAGTGTGGGGAGAGCTTCATGCGCCGTGCCACCTTCAACGACCACGTGCGGGGCCACTCAGGGGAGCGGCCCAACGTCTGCGACGtctgcgggaagagcttcaccAAGCGGCACTCGCTGCTGCAGCACCAGCGGTCCCACACCGGAgagaagcctcaccagtgccccgACTGCCCCAAGAGCTTCATCGCTAGCTCCGCTCTGGTGCAGCACCGCCGGATCCACACCGGCGAGACGCCCTATCGCTGCGAGGAGTGTGGGCGCAGCTTCAGCCAGCGCTCAGTGCTGACCACGCACCGGCGGCTGCACACCGGCGAGCGGCCCTACAAGTGTGGCCAGTGCGGCAAAGGCTTCAGCCAGAGCTCGGCGCTGACCCAGCACCGCCGCACCCACACGGGGGAGTCGCCCTATGGCTGCGCCCAGTGCGGGCGGAACTTCAGCGGCATGTCAGCCCTCAAGCGGCACCACCGGACCCACACCGGCGAACGGCCCTTCTGCTGCGGCCAGTGTGGGAAGGGCTTCAAGCAGAGCTCCACGCTGGTCCAGCACACCAGGATCCACACGCAGGAGAAGCCCTTCTCCTGCACCCATTGTGGCAAGAGCTTCAGCCAGCGGTCGGCTCTCGCCAAGCACCAGCGGACTCATGCCAAGGAGAGCGGTGGCTCCCACGAGGCCGTGGGGACACGGTTCTACAAGGACCCCTTCGTTCAGCCGGGGGAGGGTGGCAGCGAGCccgaggaggtggtggtggtgctacCGCCGGGGACGTGGGATTGTGAGATGATCCCACGGGTGAAGGAGGAGCCGGGGACACCCCTGCAGGTGAAGGAGGAACCGGAGCTGCCTCAGCGTATTCAAGATGTGCCCTATCAGGTTAAACAGGAGCAGCCGGAACTGCCACGGGAAATTAAAGAGGAACCGGCACCCTCCCTGCAGATTAAAGAGGAGCCTGA ggtcctggccaccggccaGAGGCTGCTGGCCACCGGCCCCGCGTGCGAG TGCCCCAAATcactggaagttaggagcctaaataccttggagggcCTGGACTGTGGTGCACAGAGCCAGCAGGGATGGGCTCACTCATCAGAAAAACAGTGTTTTCTGATCTGGGAAGTTAATGGGTTAAAACCAACAATCTCCCAAACCTGCCTGTGCAGAAGCGGGGACTGTAATAGCACTGGGACCTtcctgtccagccccctgcatccTGGACTCAGAGTCACTCTTGTGCATCCCTGCAGCATCCTCAGGCCAGGGCCCAGGGGAATCACCCCAGCTGGCTGGGCAGTTAGCTGGGGGCACCAG GCTCTGCTCGAGTCCTGGTTGCAGTTCAATCAAGCTGGGCAGGAAGTGGTCTCAGACAAGATGGATTCCCCCAGCCTCCAGCTGGTGCAACTGAAGTGTGTATCCCAGGAGGAACTTTCAGGATCCTGGAGCGTGCCGTCCCAGGAGCCCCGAGAGCGACGGGAAAGGG ATCAGCTTCTGCCCCAGATATCCGAGGAGGAGAGCGATGATGAGCAGGAGTCCGTGTCATCAACCCCCATGGTCGGCTTCCAG GTGCCAGTGTCATTCGAGGAGGTGGCCGTGTTTTTCTCCCAGGAAGAGTGGGGGCTCCTGGACGAAGGCCAGAGGCAGCtgtacagggacgtcatgcaggagaattacCAGGCTCTGATCTCGCTGG CAGGAGTCCCCGTCCCTGACCCGGCTGTGATCTCCTGGATGGAGCGAGGGGAAGAGCCAAGGGTGCCGGATCTCCCAGGCTCCCAGGAAAGGGAGATCATGAGAGGCGCCGGCACAG caggagccAGGAGGGAAAACCCCCAGCAGGAAGGGTCTGCAGGGGTGGAGCTGCACAGGAAGTCCCAGAGCCCAGAGTGGGGAGAGGCATCCGGTGGCGTGGGATGGCAGAAGGGGAAGCTGTCTCAGCAGGAAAGACCCAAGGCCAGTGGTCACCCGCGGCCAAGAGAGGGACCCATCATCTGCGGggattgtgggaaaagctttgGGAAGAGCTCGGAGTTCATCAAACACCAGCGCACCCACACGGGCGAGAGGCCCTACCAGTGCCCCGACTGTGGGAGGAGCTTTGCCATCCGCTCCAACCTCCTCCGccaccagcgcatccacactGGTGCCAGGCCTTACCCATGTGccgagtgcgggaagagcttccgCCACAAGGAGCACCTGACCCGTCACGGGCACGTCCATGCCGGGTTAAAACCCTACGTCTGCGCTCACTGCGGGGCGGCCTACAGCACCCGCACCAACCTGCTGCGGCACCAGAGCGGCCACACGGGGGAGCTGCCCTACAAGTGCACGGAGTGCGGCCGGCGCTTCGGGGAGATCGCCGCCCTAGTGGCGCATCTGGTGGCGCACTCCGGGGAGCGGGCCCACAAGTGTCccgagtgcgggaagagcttccgGCGCGGCTCGTCGCTGACGGAGCACCGGCGGGTGCACACCGGGGAGAAGCCCCACGTCTGCCCCCAGTGCGGAAAGGGGTTCATGCGGCGCTCCATCCTCAATGGGCACCGGCGCACCCACACCGGCGAGCGGCCCAACGCCTGCGGGGAGTGTGGCAAAGGGTTCACCCAGCGGTCGTCCCTGCTGCAACACCAGCGCACCCACCGGGGCGAAAGACCCTACCCCTGTCCccagtgtgggaagagcttcagccaGAGATCGGCGCTGACCACCCACCGGCGGCTGCACACTGGGGAGCGGCCCTTCCACTGCGCccagtgcgggaagagcttcagccagagctcgGCGCTGATCCAGCACCAGCGGACCCACACCGGCGAGACCCCCCACTGCTGTGGGGACTGTGGGAAGGGCTTTGGGGACCGCTCGGCCCTTAAGCGGCACCAGCGCACCCACACGGGCGAGCGGCCCTACCGCTGCACCCAGTGCAGCAAGAGCTTCAAGCAGAGCTCGGCGCTGACGCAGCACGTTCGGatccacactggggagcggcCCTATGTCTGCCCCCACTGTGGGAGGGGATTCTCTCAGGGCTCGGCTCTGGCCCAGCACCAGAGGACTCATGCCAAGGAGAGGGGCCTGTCAGACGTGCCCACTGCCAGCcgcctgtacagggatcccttcATCCGGCCAGGGGATgtggaggaggggcagcagggctgcccCTGGGGACACAGTGCACCCAGCCAGGCTGAAAGAGAAGCTGcagtgatagaatcatag
- the LOC141988564 gene encoding zinc finger protein 2-like isoform X4, producing MGEQQRDGSVGLGAVPRGLAIPAAAHVPQDEHDPSRALWMLCQPRVSSRAICSIGGHARVPVGLCSDLPVLPTDRPALGEEGSGLAQELVVAAAGYQAPVGFEEVAVYFSREEWGLLDEGQRQLYRDVMQENYQTLISLGFPIPDLAVISWMERGEEPRVLDLQGSQEREIPIGAHTAGAGIEKENFQQEGPAGAEPNGTSQSPERGDGSRTGRKRAEKEPGRRRRRAGPISCGDCGKSFTKNSELIKHQRTHTGAAATTLKEACEVLSTWMPGMALSLLTLSMHRRSPSDLPKTAVASGLIWSLLALLWADLVPV from the exons atgggggagcagcagagagATGGCTccgtggggctgggagctgtgccAAGGGGGCTGGCGATCCCAGCAGCCGCCCATGTGCCCCAGGACGAGCATGACCCCAGCAGGGCCCTCTGGATGTTGTGCCAGCCACGGGTCTCCAGCAGAGCGATTTGCTCCATAGGGGGCCATGCACGCGTCCCCGTGGGGCTATGCTCTGACCTCCCTGTCCTCCCCACAGATCGGCCTGCCCTGGGCGAGGAGGGGAGCGGCCTGGCACAGGAGCTGGTGGTCGCTGCGGCTGGCTACCAG GCGCCGGTGGGGTTCGAGGAGGTGGCCGTGTATTTCTCCCGGGAGGAGTGGGGCCTCCTGGACGAAGGGCAGAGGCagctctacagggacgtcatgcaggagaactatcaGACTCTCATCTCGCTGG GATTCCCCATCCCTGACCTGGCCGTGATCTCCTGGATGGAGCGAGGGGAAGAGCCGAGGGTCCTGGATCTCCAGGGCTCCCAGGAAAGGGAGATCCCAATAGGCGCCCACACAG caggtGCCGGCATAGAGAAAGAGAATTTCCAGCAGGAAGGGCCTGCGGGAGCGGAGCCGAATGGGACGTCTCAGAGCCCTGAGAGGGGAGATGGCAGCAGAACAGGACGAAAGCGGGCAGAGAAGGAGCCAGGGCGCAGGCGCAGGAGGGCAGGGCCCATCAGCTGCGgggattgtgggaaaagtttcacaaagAACTCGGAGTTAATCAAACACCAGCGCACACACACGG GGGCAGCTGCTACCACCCTAAAGGAGGCATGTGAAGTCCTGTCAACATGGATGCCTGGTATGGCTCTTTCCCTGCTGACTCTGAGCATGCACAGGAGAAGCCCATCTGACCTTCCCAAGACAGCTGTGGCATCTGGCCTAATCTGGAGCCTGCTCGCCCTACTGTGGGCTGATCTGGTACCTGTCTAG
- the LOC141988564 gene encoding zinc finger protein 202-like isoform X3, with translation MDPPLSQLEPGPCPGSQPGGGGRRLPRGSPDQPLPEPRGRQDMDRPALGEEGSGLAQELVVAAAGYQAPVGFEEVAVYFSREEWGLLDEGQRQLYRDVMQENYQTLISLGFPIPDLAVISWMERGEEPRVLDLQGSQEREIPIGAHTAGAGIEKENFQQEGPAGAEPNGTSQSPERGDGSRTGRKRAEKEPGRRRRRAGPISCGDCGKSFTKNSELIKHQRTHTGERPYQCPDCGRCFAIRSSLDRHQRVHTGERPFPCTRCGKSFKLSSALSRHRRVHAQEGPCFCAECGRGFRHSAALTQHQTEHLNHGDPTNGPVGTRVYKDPFVQAQDLEGEAGGMWYTKPVKEESG, from the exons ATGGATCCCCCGCTATCCCAGCTGGAGCCCGGTCCCTGCCCCGGTTCCCAGCCGGGGGGCGGAGGCCGGCGGCTCCCCCGGGGCTCCCCGGACCagccgctgccggagccccgcgGGCGGCAGGACATGG ATCGGCCTGCCCTGGGCGAGGAGGGGAGCGGCCTGGCACAGGAGCTGGTGGTCGCTGCGGCTGGCTACCAG GCGCCGGTGGGGTTCGAGGAGGTGGCCGTGTATTTCTCCCGGGAGGAGTGGGGCCTCCTGGACGAAGGGCAGAGGCagctctacagggacgtcatgcaggagaactatcaGACTCTCATCTCGCTGG GATTCCCCATCCCTGACCTGGCCGTGATCTCCTGGATGGAGCGAGGGGAAGAGCCGAGGGTCCTGGATCTCCAGGGCTCCCAGGAAAGGGAGATCCCAATAGGCGCCCACACAG caggtGCCGGCATAGAGAAAGAGAATTTCCAGCAGGAAGGGCCTGCGGGAGCGGAGCCGAATGGGACGTCTCAGAGCCCTGAGAGGGGAGATGGCAGCAGAACAGGACGAAAGCGGGCAGAGAAGGAGCCAGGGCGCAGGCGCAGGAGGGCAGGGCCCATCAGCTGCGgggattgtgggaaaagtttcacaaagAACTCGGAGTTAATCAAACACCAGCGCACACACACGGGTGAGAGGCCCTACCAGTGCCCTGATTGCGGGAGGTGCTTCGCCATCCGCTCCAGTTTGGATCGCCACCAGCGGGTCCACACCGGCGAGCGGCCCTTCCCCTGCACCCgctgcgggaaaagcttcaagcTTAGCTCGGCCCTGAGCCGGCACCGGCGCGTCCATGCTCAGGAGGGGCCCTGTTTCTGCGCTGAATGCGGCAGGGGCTTCAGGCACAGTGCTGCACTGACCCAGCACCAGACTGAGCACCTGAACCATGGAGACCCCACCAATGGACCTGTGGGGACACGGGTCTACAAGGACCCCTTCGTCCAGGCACAGGACCTCGAGGGGGAGGCTGGTGGGATGTGGTATACTAAGCCTGTGAAAGAGGAGAGTGGGTGA
- the LOC141988564 gene encoding uncharacterized protein LOC141988564 isoform X2, which translates to MGEQQRDGSVGLGAVPRGLAIPAAAHVPQDEHDPSRALWMLCQPRVSSRAICSIGGHARVPVGLCSDLPVLPTDRPALGEEGSGLAQELVVAAAGYQAPVGFEEVAVYFSREEWGLLDEGQRQLYRDVMQENYQTLISLGFPIPDLAVISWMERGEEPRVLDLQGSQEREIPIGAHTGAGIEKENFQQEGPAGAEPNGTSQSPERGDGSRTGRKRAEKEPGRRRRRAGPISCGDCGKSFTKNSELIKHQRTHTGERPYQCPDCGRCFAIRSSLDRHQRVHTGERPFPCTRCGKSFKLSSALSRHRRVHAQEGPCFCAECGRGFRHSAALTQHQTEHLNHGDPTNGPVGTRVYKDPFVQAQDLEGEAGGMWYTKPVKEESG; encoded by the exons atgggggagcagcagagagATGGCTccgtggggctgggagctgtgccAAGGGGGCTGGCGATCCCAGCAGCCGCCCATGTGCCCCAGGACGAGCATGACCCCAGCAGGGCCCTCTGGATGTTGTGCCAGCCACGGGTCTCCAGCAGAGCGATTTGCTCCATAGGGGGCCATGCACGCGTCCCCGTGGGGCTATGCTCTGACCTCCCTGTCCTCCCCACAGATCGGCCTGCCCTGGGCGAGGAGGGGAGCGGCCTGGCACAGGAGCTGGTGGTCGCTGCGGCTGGCTACCAG GCGCCGGTGGGGTTCGAGGAGGTGGCCGTGTATTTCTCCCGGGAGGAGTGGGGCCTCCTGGACGAAGGGCAGAGGCagctctacagggacgtcatgcaggagaactatcaGACTCTCATCTCGCTGG GATTCCCCATCCCTGACCTGGCCGTGATCTCCTGGATGGAGCGAGGGGAAGAGCCGAGGGTCCTGGATCTCCAGGGCTCCCAGGAAAGGGAGATCCCAATAGGCGCCCACACAG gtGCCGGCATAGAGAAAGAGAATTTCCAGCAGGAAGGGCCTGCGGGAGCGGAGCCGAATGGGACGTCTCAGAGCCCTGAGAGGGGAGATGGCAGCAGAACAGGACGAAAGCGGGCAGAGAAGGAGCCAGGGCGCAGGCGCAGGAGGGCAGGGCCCATCAGCTGCGgggattgtgggaaaagtttcacaaagAACTCGGAGTTAATCAAACACCAGCGCACACACACGGGTGAGAGGCCCTACCAGTGCCCTGATTGCGGGAGGTGCTTCGCCATCCGCTCCAGTTTGGATCGCCACCAGCGGGTCCACACCGGCGAGCGGCCCTTCCCCTGCACCCgctgcgggaaaagcttcaagcTTAGCTCGGCCCTGAGCCGGCACCGGCGCGTCCATGCTCAGGAGGGGCCCTGTTTCTGCGCTGAATGCGGCAGGGGCTTCAGGCACAGTGCTGCACTGACCCAGCACCAGACTGAGCACCTGAACCATGGAGACCCCACCAATGGACCTGTGGGGACACGGGTCTACAAGGACCCCTTCGTCCAGGCACAGGACCTCGAGGGGGAGGCTGGTGGGATGTGGTATACTAAGCCTGTGAAAGAGGAGAGTGGGTGA
- the LOC141988564 gene encoding uncharacterized protein LOC141988564 isoform X1, which produces MGEQQRDGSVGLGAVPRGLAIPAAAHVPQDEHDPSRALWMLCQPRVSSRAICSIGGHARVPVGLCSDLPVLPTDRPALGEEGSGLAQELVVAAAGYQAPVGFEEVAVYFSREEWGLLDEGQRQLYRDVMQENYQTLISLGFPIPDLAVISWMERGEEPRVLDLQGSQEREIPIGAHTAGAGIEKENFQQEGPAGAEPNGTSQSPERGDGSRTGRKRAEKEPGRRRRRAGPISCGDCGKSFTKNSELIKHQRTHTGERPYQCPDCGRCFAIRSSLDRHQRVHTGERPFPCTRCGKSFKLSSALSRHRRVHAQEGPCFCAECGRGFRHSAALTQHQTEHLNHGDPTNGPVGTRVYKDPFVQAQDLEGEAGGMWYTKPVKEESG; this is translated from the exons atgggggagcagcagagagATGGCTccgtggggctgggagctgtgccAAGGGGGCTGGCGATCCCAGCAGCCGCCCATGTGCCCCAGGACGAGCATGACCCCAGCAGGGCCCTCTGGATGTTGTGCCAGCCACGGGTCTCCAGCAGAGCGATTTGCTCCATAGGGGGCCATGCACGCGTCCCCGTGGGGCTATGCTCTGACCTCCCTGTCCTCCCCACAGATCGGCCTGCCCTGGGCGAGGAGGGGAGCGGCCTGGCACAGGAGCTGGTGGTCGCTGCGGCTGGCTACCAG GCGCCGGTGGGGTTCGAGGAGGTGGCCGTGTATTTCTCCCGGGAGGAGTGGGGCCTCCTGGACGAAGGGCAGAGGCagctctacagggacgtcatgcaggagaactatcaGACTCTCATCTCGCTGG GATTCCCCATCCCTGACCTGGCCGTGATCTCCTGGATGGAGCGAGGGGAAGAGCCGAGGGTCCTGGATCTCCAGGGCTCCCAGGAAAGGGAGATCCCAATAGGCGCCCACACAG caggtGCCGGCATAGAGAAAGAGAATTTCCAGCAGGAAGGGCCTGCGGGAGCGGAGCCGAATGGGACGTCTCAGAGCCCTGAGAGGGGAGATGGCAGCAGAACAGGACGAAAGCGGGCAGAGAAGGAGCCAGGGCGCAGGCGCAGGAGGGCAGGGCCCATCAGCTGCGgggattgtgggaaaagtttcacaaagAACTCGGAGTTAATCAAACACCAGCGCACACACACGGGTGAGAGGCCCTACCAGTGCCCTGATTGCGGGAGGTGCTTCGCCATCCGCTCCAGTTTGGATCGCCACCAGCGGGTCCACACCGGCGAGCGGCCCTTCCCCTGCACCCgctgcgggaaaagcttcaagcTTAGCTCGGCCCTGAGCCGGCACCGGCGCGTCCATGCTCAGGAGGGGCCCTGTTTCTGCGCTGAATGCGGCAGGGGCTTCAGGCACAGTGCTGCACTGACCCAGCACCAGACTGAGCACCTGAACCATGGAGACCCCACCAATGGACCTGTGGGGACACGGGTCTACAAGGACCCCTTCGTCCAGGCACAGGACCTCGAGGGGGAGGCTGGTGGGATGTGGTATACTAAGCCTGTGAAAGAGGAGAGTGGGTGA